The following proteins are encoded in a genomic region of Neomonachus schauinslandi chromosome 7, ASM220157v2, whole genome shotgun sequence:
- the FABP6 gene encoding gastrotropin — translation MAFNGKYEFESDKNYNEFMKSLGLPSDAIEKGRNFKTITEVQQDGQNFTWSQHYPDGRSMTNKFTIGKECDMETMGGKKFKATVHMEGGKIAVEFPNYRQTSEIVGNKLVEISTIGGVTYERVSKRLA, via the exons ATGGCCTTCAATGGCAAGTACGAGTTCGAGAGTGACAAGAATTACAACGAGTTCATGAAGAGCCTCG GGCTCCCCAGCGATGCTATCGAAAAGGGCCGAAACTTCAAGACTATCACGGAGGTGCAGCAGGACGGGCAGAACTTCACCTGGTCCCAGCACTACCCGGACGGCCGCTCCATGACCAACAAGTTCACCATCGGCAAGGAATGTGACATGGAGACCATGGGGGGCAAGAAGTTCAAG GCCACCGTGCACATGGAGGGTGGGAAGATTGCGGTGGAGTTCCCCAACTATCGCCAGACCTCGGAGATCGTGGGCAACAAGCTGGTGGAG ATCTCCACCATCGGAGGCGTGACCTATGAGCGTGTGAGCAAGAGGCTGGCCTGA